A window of Nocardia arthritidis genomic DNA:
GGCCTCGAGTGGACGGACGCGCTGGCGCTGGTGGTCGCCCGCGGTCGCGCGATGGCCGATGCGGCCGCCGACGCGCCCGGCGCAATGGCCGCGGTGGTCGGCCTGCCGATGCCGGAGGTGCTGCGGCTCTGCGCCGACACGCGGGCCGACGAGGTCGCGGTGCCTGCCAATATCAACTCCGACCGGCAGGTCGTCGTCTCCGGCTCGCCCGAGGTGATCGACCGCGTGGTCGCGACGGCGAAATGTCGAGGAGCGTTGCGCGCCAAGCGATTACCGGTCGGCGGCGCCTACCACTCACCGCTGATGGACGAGGCCGAAACGGCGTTCGCGGCGCGGCTGCTCGTCGCGCCGCTGCGCCCGCCGCGGCTGCCGTTCGTCTCCAGCGTCACCGCGGACTGGGTCGCCGATGTCGCCGCCTACCGCGCCGAGCTGCTGCGCCAGATGACCAGCCCGGTGCGGTGGCGCGACACCTTCCGCACCATGTTCGACGCGGGCATCCGCACGTTCGTCGAGGTCGGTCCCGGCCGGACGCTCACCGGACTCGATCGGGAGATGAATCGCGACGCCCGTCATCTCACCGCGCAGGAGGCGCTGTACTCCCGCGCGATCATCGGCGAAGGCGCGGTGCGGCGATGAGCGTGCGGGACCGGATCGCGCTGGTGACCGGCGCGACGAAAGGGATCGGCCTGGCGATCGCGCGGGACCTGGCCGCCGAGGGCGCGACCGTCCTGCTCAACTACCGCTCCGACACCGAGCGTGCCGAACAGGCGCTGCTGCAGGTCGCGGCCGTCGGTCCGAAGGCGGAGCTCATCCAAGCCGACGTCGCCGACCCCGACGCGGTCGCGGCGATGTTCCGGCGGATTCGCGCCGACCACGGCCGGCTCGACCTGTTCGTCAACAACGCCGGAATCACCGCCGACGGCTACGCGCTGATGCTGGGCGACGCGAAATGGCAGCGCGTCATCGGCACCGATCTCACCGGCGCATTCCTGTGCTGTCGCGCCGCCGGGCGGCTGATGGTCCGGCAGCGCGGCGGCGCGATCGTCGTGGTGAGCTCCACCAGTGCCGTGAATGCTCCTGCGGGCCAAGCGAATTACGCGGCCGCGAAGGCGGGTCTGCAGGCGATGGTCCGGGTGCTCGCCAAGGAGTTCGGCGAGCACGGCGTCCGGGTGAATGCCGTGCTGCCCGGCTTCGTCGACACCGCGATGACCCGCGGCATGCCGGGTGACCAACTCGCCAACTACCTCGCCCACGTGCCGCTCGGGCGGATCGGCCGCCCCGAGGATGTGGCGGCCCCGGTGCGCTTCCTGCTCGACGACGAGCAGAGCGCGTACGTCACCGGTGCCTCGCTACTCATCGACGGCGGACTCACCGCATGAAATCACCAGGAGGACAACGACAATGGCCATGACACTCACCGAGGCCCGGGCCCGCGGCGACGCCCGCGACGAACTGTGCGGACAGGTCAAGCGACTGCTGGTGGAGCGGCTCGCGCTGGAGATCGAACCCGAATTGATCGGCGACGATCAGCCGCTGTTCGGCCGCGGGCTCGAGCTCGACTCCATCGACACCCTCGAGCTGGCGATGGCGATCGAGGACGAATTCGGTGTCGTCATCACCGATGACGAGACCGAGATCCTGATGTCGCTGAACCGGCTCGTCGATCACGTCGAGGCGAACCGCACGTGAGTGAGCCGTTGACCGCCGACGACGTACTCCGGCTGCTGCCGCACCGGCATCCGTTCTTCCTGCTGGA
This region includes:
- a CDS encoding ACP S-malonyltransferase, yielding MNPIEPAFVFPGQGSQYPGMGRELARCDAAALRLIPMAEEISGLPVTELLHRADAATIADPAIAQLLVFVSSSVLYTHLTGLGYRPSAVAGHSLGEYSALVACGGLEWTDALALVVARGRAMADAAADAPGAMAAVVGLPMPEVLRLCADTRADEVAVPANINSDRQVVVSGSPEVIDRVVATAKCRGALRAKRLPVGGAYHSPLMDEAETAFAARLLVAPLRPPRLPFVSSVTADWVADVAAYRAELLRQMTSPVRWRDTFRTMFDAGIRTFVEVGPGRTLTGLDREMNRDARHLTAQEALYSRAIIGEGAVRR
- the fabG gene encoding 3-oxoacyl-ACP reductase FabG; the protein is MSVRDRIALVTGATKGIGLAIARDLAAEGATVLLNYRSDTERAEQALLQVAAVGPKAELIQADVADPDAVAAMFRRIRADHGRLDLFVNNAGITADGYALMLGDAKWQRVIGTDLTGAFLCCRAAGRLMVRQRGGAIVVVSSTSAVNAPAGQANYAAAKAGLQAMVRVLAKEFGEHGVRVNAVLPGFVDTAMTRGMPGDQLANYLAHVPLGRIGRPEDVAAPVRFLLDDEQSAYVTGASLLIDGGLTA
- a CDS encoding phosphopantetheine-binding protein is translated as MAMTLTEARARGDARDELCGQVKRLLVERLALEIEPELIGDDQPLFGRGLELDSIDTLELAMAIEDEFGVVITDDETEILMSLNRLVDHVEANRT